A segment of the Poecilia reticulata strain Guanapo unplaced genomic scaffold, Guppy_female_1.0+MT scaffold_1186, whole genome shotgun sequence genome:
CTGCTACCAACATTAGTCTAATTARAGATGGGAAACAATGATTATGCTCTGCACAGGTTGGCCCATTATTAACAGTTGTGAAGTGAGGGAGAAAATCTGTACACAACACAGACATCTAGCTGAGCGaaaacatttaccttttcaaGACTCTCCAGTCCATATCTTTTTGTTCCCTGCATTTCTTATTTCTCCTACCCAGGAACACATTTCCTTAGTTTCAACCTTCCAgtgctttttaattttcaatgtttttatttttttgggggggttaaACTGGGAATTGCTGGTCGATTTTAGGAACCATGattgaaatattactgtgtgtgtgtgtgtgtgccactGTGACCAGTGATGTGAATATGGAATTTGCTTGTTTTGCCAGAGAAAATCATTCTCAAACAACTCGTATCACATGGGCATAAACTGAGCACGTCTGGCTCTAGAAGGTCtagctcacacacacagagacaggagATGAAGAGCCTCCTTACCTTGACATTTGGGGTGTAGAGGTTCCTCAGGGAAGCCAAGGCTGCAGAAAGACCATCAGCACTGCAGCTGATCCATAAAGCTTGAAGCACACTAGATGGAACGCCTGTTTTCTTACTCAGACCCTGCAGGCAAGCAAATACATCATGCaaacatataaacacacacaggtaGGGAGAATTGCAAATGGCTTTATACTccttttcacattacaaccaaaaactttaccacattttattgggattttttattttttttattgggattttcaacatacagccagagctgcaatCTAAGCATATTTTATGCGCTAAAACATCCTATtcaaagtacaaataaaaaatttgcttGGCGCactcctgacttttttttttttataccattttctttcacttcacaaataGAAGCTACTTTGTCTTagtctataaaataaaaaccattgcAATTTGTGATTGTAGCTTGAGTAAATGAAAAAACTGAAGTGGTATGAAGGCAATTTCACTGCACAAAACCAGCttgaaatgcaaatgtttacTGCAGAAAATGGATTTCAAATGTCCAAAGATGACTCCRTGGTTTTACCTTGAAGATGTGTGCCTTCAGGATGTGGTGTCCCAGCTCCATCGTCTGCTGACGGTTCAGTTTCCCCTCTTGGCGTGACAGCATAAAGGCCATCAGAGCATGGCCAGTCCTGAGTTACCAATCAACAGAAAGATTACTCTGCTGTCCGAATGAGGAAAGCCTGCTCATCTGAACCGTAAACATAAAAgcgtttattgttttataacgaTGAGTAACTTGGCATCTACACAGAAACCTCTCCTATTCAGGGTTGGTGTGAWTTTGATGCAAAAGCTGGTCAGGAACCCAACACAGGGCTggggtaaaataataataataaaaaaagaaataaaacaagtttgctGGATCTYCCCCCACAAAGGCACTCTGGTACCAATTAATGCAGAAAGTCATTAAACAGRCATGCATGATTGCAGATCACTTTGATCTGGTTACAATTCCCTCTATTTGARCACAGACACTGAAAGGTACTGTGTAGCAAGCTTTTGTCTGCCCATGCCARACTACAagcgtttgtttttttaatggagcTGGAAGGCTGTGAATGACCAGCATGTGAAGTTCGGATCTGGTCCAGTTCAGAGTCATCAGTATGTGAGTAGAGGTGCACGACAGGGGAGGGAGAGGTGGGGGGGGAGCCAGCCAGACCGATATCTTTCAACTTATTAGGCGTGCATGGCTGATCCGAAGAATTTCAAATTAGGCAACTGTATCATATCTGTCAGACAGAGCAAAAAGAGCCCCAGCAGAATGCACAGAAAGGTGGAATATCTGCTATATACCGGGCAGCatgtgttttgtaaaaaaaaaaaattaaacgcTTAGGAGCACATAAACATTCAAGCATTGATTATCCATGTTTTGAGTCTTTATTTCTATTATCTGCATCCTCTATCTTATCCATTTTATGCAGTGCGTGTGTATTTAACAAACTggtaaaaaatgtgatttttctcaaCTATTAAAATCATCCACAGGAGAGTCTTGACTGGTTTATKAAGAC
Coding sequences within it:
- the LOC103461366 gene encoding protein TANC1-like → MELLSCFLIKRRDKTRMFCHPSFREWLVWRADGESTDFLCDPRTGHALMAFMLSRQEGKLNRQQTMELGHHILKAHIFKGLSKKTGVPSSVLQALWISCSADGLSAALASLRNLYTPNVKVRRLFISCLCVCELDLLEPDVLSLCPCDTSCLRMIFS